One Clavibacter zhangzhiyongii genomic region harbors:
- a CDS encoding NAD-dependent epimerase/dehydratase family protein: MPSSPSPRRALLLGGTGAIGGATAERLARDGWSVDVTGRDPRAMPAALADAGVRFHAVDRADVRGIERLVGDGVDLLVDLVAFTAAEVEALRPAMRASGSVVVTSSRAVYVDARGRHVNGDEPPRFPVPIPESTPTLPPASPGTDPFTREGYAPSKVAVERAALDDGLPVTVIRPSKVHGRWARNARTLDLVERMLAGAPTIELADRGASVDHLTAAANAAALVARVADAPGARILNAADPDTLTAAEIVAVIADELGWRGRIVPLEPGAGGGAHPWAAAHPIVLDTRAAVALGYAPVGAGAELLRAEVAWIRDGGRPRA; the protein is encoded by the coding sequence ATGCCCTCCTCCCCGTCCCCGCGACGCGCCCTCCTCCTCGGCGGCACGGGCGCGATCGGCGGCGCGACCGCGGAGCGCCTGGCGCGCGACGGCTGGTCGGTGGACGTGACCGGCCGTGATCCGCGCGCCATGCCCGCCGCGCTCGCGGACGCCGGCGTGCGCTTCCACGCCGTCGACCGCGCCGACGTCCGCGGGATCGAGCGCCTCGTCGGCGACGGGGTCGACCTGCTCGTCGACCTCGTGGCGTTCACCGCGGCCGAGGTCGAGGCGCTCCGGCCGGCGATGCGCGCGAGCGGATCCGTCGTCGTCACGTCCTCCCGCGCCGTGTACGTCGACGCCCGGGGCCGGCACGTCAACGGCGACGAGCCGCCGCGCTTCCCCGTGCCGATCCCCGAGTCGACCCCGACCCTCCCGCCCGCCTCGCCCGGCACCGATCCCTTCACGCGCGAGGGCTACGCGCCCTCCAAGGTCGCGGTGGAGCGCGCGGCCCTCGACGACGGGCTGCCGGTGACGGTGATCCGCCCGTCCAAGGTGCACGGCCGGTGGGCGCGGAACGCCCGCACGCTCGACCTCGTCGAGCGGATGCTCGCGGGCGCCCCGACGATCGAGCTCGCCGACCGCGGCGCCTCCGTCGACCACCTCACCGCGGCCGCGAACGCGGCAGCCCTCGTCGCGCGGGTCGCCGACGCCCCGGGCGCCCGGATCCTCAACGCGGCCGACCCGGACACGCTGACGGCCGCGGAGATCGTCGCCGTCATCGCGGACGAGCTCGGCTGGCGCGGCCGCATCGTGCCGCTGGAGCCGGGCGCCGGGGGCGGCGCGCACCCGTGGGCCGCCGCGCACCCGATCGTGCTCGACACGCGCGCGGCCGTCGCCCTCGGCTACGCGCCGGTCGGCGCGGGCGCGGAGCTGCTGCGCGCCGAGGTCGCGTGGATCCGCGACGGCGGGCGCCCGCGCGCCTGA
- a CDS encoding GrpB family protein: MIRLEEHRPEWAEAFRVEAERIRRAAGDALTAVEHIGSTAVPGLRAKPIIDLAAAAAPGVDPFGLDATLGPLGYAQHRTGPRNHGVHVRMAGGARIRILHVFAAEAWATCPQRLFRDRLLRDPDARRRYDALKADVAMTAADGRAYTAAKQGLVQELVDAERADRGLPPVRVGDK, encoded by the coding sequence ATGATCCGCCTCGAGGAGCACCGCCCGGAGTGGGCGGAGGCGTTCCGGGTCGAGGCGGAGCGGATCCGGCGGGCGGCGGGCGACGCGCTCACGGCCGTCGAGCACATCGGCAGCACCGCCGTGCCGGGACTCCGCGCGAAGCCGATCATCGACCTCGCCGCCGCGGCCGCTCCCGGCGTGGACCCGTTCGGCCTCGACGCGACGCTCGGGCCGCTGGGCTACGCGCAGCACCGCACGGGCCCGCGGAACCACGGCGTGCACGTGCGCATGGCGGGCGGCGCGCGGATCCGCATCCTCCACGTCTTCGCGGCGGAGGCCTGGGCGACGTGCCCGCAGCGGCTCTTCCGCGACCGGCTGCTGCGGGACCCGGATGCGCGGCGCCGCTACGACGCGCTCAAGGCGGATGTCGCGATGACGGCCGCCGACGGCCGCGCGTACACCGCGGCGAAGCAGGGCCTAGTGCAGGAGCTGGTCGACGCCGAGCGCGCGGACCGCGGACTGCCGCCGGTCCGCGTGGGCGACAAGTGA
- a CDS encoding cytidine deaminase yields the protein MPLHDAERRLIDAAAALARTLGADPDHTMAAAALDAEGRIHVGVNVLHFTGGPCAELVALGAAVAAHAGPLVAMAAVGDGGRGVVPPCGRCRQVMLDLQPGIHVAVPGTDGPEMVAIRELLPVSYARPDA from the coding sequence ATGCCCCTCCACGACGCCGAGCGCCGGCTCATCGACGCGGCCGCCGCGCTCGCGCGCACGCTCGGCGCCGACCCCGACCACACCATGGCCGCCGCGGCCCTCGACGCCGAGGGGCGGATCCACGTCGGCGTCAACGTCCTGCACTTCACGGGCGGGCCGTGCGCGGAGCTCGTCGCGCTGGGCGCCGCCGTCGCGGCGCACGCGGGACCGCTCGTGGCGATGGCGGCCGTGGGCGACGGCGGGCGGGGCGTCGTGCCGCCGTGCGGCCGGTGCCGGCAGGTGATGCTGGACCTGCAGCCGGGCATCCACGTGGCCGTCCCGGGGACGGACGGGCCCGAGATGGTCGCGATCCGGGAGCTGCTGCCGGTGTCGTACGCGCGACCCGACGCCTAG
- a CDS encoding endo alpha-1,4 polygalactosaminidase — MRSLLAAALVVATLAVAGCSSPAHPPGAAVADPAVAAVAETATGSTAVAAAVTLPPTGTRFDYQLGGASKVPTGVGIVVRDSTDAPAPGVYGVCYVNGFQTQPGAEWPADLLVRGADGKPIVDPGWPDERILDVSTAAARTANAARIAPVIDGCAAAGYRAVEFDNLDSWTRSAGALDEDDALAFATLLVARAHDRGLAAAQKNATDLGSRGRDEARFDFAIAEECDRWKECAAYTDVYGARVLDVEYTDDLRDSATGACRRIRALDPAPAAIVRDRDLVPVGTRGYAYRAC; from the coding sequence ATGCGCTCCCTCCTCGCCGCGGCCCTCGTCGTCGCCACCCTCGCCGTCGCCGGCTGCAGCTCGCCCGCGCATCCGCCGGGGGCGGCCGTCGCGGATCCGGCCGTCGCCGCGGTCGCGGAGACCGCCACCGGCTCCACCGCGGTGGCCGCGGCCGTCACCCTCCCGCCCACCGGCACGCGCTTCGACTACCAGCTCGGCGGTGCCTCGAAGGTGCCGACGGGCGTCGGGATCGTCGTGCGCGACAGCACCGACGCCCCCGCTCCCGGCGTCTACGGCGTCTGCTACGTCAACGGGTTCCAGACGCAGCCGGGCGCGGAGTGGCCCGCCGACCTCCTCGTGCGTGGCGCCGACGGGAAGCCGATCGTGGATCCGGGCTGGCCCGACGAGCGCATCCTCGACGTCTCCACGGCCGCGGCCCGCACCGCGAACGCCGCCCGGATCGCGCCCGTGATCGACGGGTGCGCGGCCGCCGGGTACCGCGCCGTCGAGTTCGACAACCTCGACTCGTGGACCCGCTCCGCCGGCGCCCTCGACGAGGACGACGCGCTCGCGTTCGCGACACTCCTCGTCGCCCGCGCGCACGACCGCGGCCTCGCCGCGGCGCAGAAGAACGCGACCGACCTCGGCTCCCGCGGCCGCGACGAGGCGCGCTTCGACTTCGCGATCGCCGAGGAGTGCGACCGCTGGAAGGAGTGCGCGGCGTACACCGACGTCTACGGCGCGCGCGTCCTCGACGTCGAGTACACCGACGACCTGCGCGACTCCGCGACCGGCGCGTGCCGCCGCATCCGCGCGCTGGATCCCGCGCCGGCCGCGATCGTGCGCGACCGCGACCTGGTGCCCGTCGGCACGCGGGGGTACGCGTACCGCGCCTGCTGA
- a CDS encoding ASCH domain-containing protein codes for MPAAPDLPPVEFAFPGPLRDRLVAAIASGAKTSTSSLLAQYAADGEELPVVGSRGSVIDSAGQPVLVVETTAVEIRRLADVPLAHAVDEGEGFTTVAEWRAGHEGFWTSAEVLAELPAGFRLADDTEIVMERFRVVR; via the coding sequence ATGCCCGCCGCCCCCGACCTCCCGCCCGTCGAGTTCGCGTTCCCGGGTCCGCTGCGCGATCGGCTCGTGGCCGCGATCGCGTCGGGCGCGAAGACCTCGACCAGCTCGCTGCTGGCCCAGTACGCGGCCGACGGCGAGGAGCTGCCGGTCGTCGGGTCCCGCGGCTCGGTCATCGACTCCGCCGGGCAGCCCGTGCTCGTGGTCGAGACGACGGCCGTGGAGATCCGCCGGCTGGCCGACGTGCCGCTCGCGCACGCGGTGGACGAGGGCGAGGGCTTCACGACGGTCGCCGAGTGGCGCGCCGGGCACGAGGGGTTCTGGACGTCGGCCGAGGTCCTGGCGGAGCTGCCGGCCGGGTTCCGCCTCGCCGACGACACCGAGATCGTGATGGAGCGCTTCCGCGTCGTGCGCTGA
- a CDS encoding SDR family oxidoreductase: MSEIRNGGNQYEIQDPIAQYPSPPFPQQEQTGAGDEQRFEPTPDHGQDSYVGFGRLKGRKVLITGADSGIGKAVAIAFAREGADIALNFLDEELEDARDTASTIEADGRKAALVPGDISDETTCQDIVQASVDALGGLDCLVMVAGYQRNEEDILDLATEQLDRTLKTNVYSLFWLSKAVLPHLPKGGSIITTSSSQAYQPSANKLDYATSKGAIRNFTQGLAQQLAPKGIRVNSVAPGPFWTVLQPVGQSAEDVEQFGSQSVYGRPGQPAEIAATYVFLASQESSFTSGETIAVTGGTPVH; encoded by the coding sequence ATGAGCGAGATCCGCAACGGCGGCAACCAGTACGAGATCCAGGACCCGATCGCGCAGTACCCGTCCCCGCCGTTCCCGCAGCAGGAGCAGACCGGCGCGGGCGACGAGCAGCGCTTCGAGCCGACCCCCGACCACGGCCAGGACAGCTACGTCGGCTTCGGCCGCCTGAAGGGCCGCAAGGTCCTCATCACGGGCGCGGACTCCGGCATCGGCAAGGCCGTCGCCATCGCGTTCGCGCGCGAGGGCGCCGACATCGCGCTCAACTTCCTCGACGAGGAGCTCGAGGACGCACGCGACACCGCGTCCACCATCGAGGCCGACGGCCGGAAGGCTGCGCTCGTGCCCGGCGACATCTCCGACGAGACCACCTGCCAGGACATCGTGCAGGCCTCGGTCGACGCGCTCGGCGGCCTCGACTGCCTCGTGATGGTGGCCGGCTACCAGCGCAACGAGGAGGACATCCTCGACCTCGCCACGGAGCAGCTCGACCGCACGCTGAAGACCAACGTGTACTCGCTGTTCTGGCTGAGCAAGGCCGTGCTCCCGCACCTGCCCAAGGGCGGCAGCATCATCACGACCAGCTCCTCGCAGGCGTACCAGCCGAGCGCGAACAAGCTCGACTACGCGACCTCGAAGGGCGCGATCCGCAACTTCACGCAGGGCCTCGCGCAGCAGCTCGCGCCGAAGGGCATCCGCGTGAACTCCGTCGCGCCCGGCCCGTTCTGGACCGTGCTGCAGCCCGTCGGCCAGTCCGCGGAGGACGTCGAGCAGTTCGGCTCCCAGTCGGTCTACGGCCGCCCCGGCCAGCCGGCGGAGATCGCGGCGACCTACGTGTTCCTCGCGAGCCAGGAGTCGAGCTTCACGAGCGGCGAGACCATCGCGGTCACGGGCGGCACGCCCGTCCACTGA
- a CDS encoding MOSC domain-containing protein, whose protein sequence is MTDLAAPAADLPHATRVEIAHLVASPVHRLEGRPADGPRDEPGEPPSRTSVRVRAHLGIVGDRYFGQRAHRTAAVTVMAVESVERVARELGVDAGLDPVDTRRNVLLRGVDADRLRGMRFSLDSGDGPVEFQGHRPANPCAWMDVMLAPGAFRALRGRGGVRCEPLGDGILTVGPAVLRTERPLDDGDGDGARLF, encoded by the coding sequence GTGACCGACCTCGCTGCCCCGGCGGCCGACCTGCCGCACGCGACCCGCGTGGAGATCGCGCACCTCGTCGCCTCGCCCGTGCACCGGCTCGAGGGCCGGCCGGCGGACGGGCCGCGCGACGAGCCGGGCGAGCCGCCGTCGCGCACGTCGGTGCGGGTGCGCGCCCACCTCGGGATCGTCGGCGACCGCTACTTCGGCCAGCGCGCGCACCGCACGGCCGCGGTCACCGTGATGGCGGTCGAGTCGGTGGAGCGGGTGGCGCGCGAGCTCGGGGTGGACGCGGGACTGGATCCCGTCGACACGCGCCGCAACGTGCTGCTCCGCGGCGTGGACGCGGATCGGCTGCGCGGCATGCGCTTCAGCCTCGACTCGGGCGACGGGCCCGTCGAGTTCCAGGGTCACCGCCCGGCGAACCCGTGCGCGTGGATGGACGTGATGCTCGCGCCCGGCGCCTTCCGCGCGCTCCGCGGCCGCGGGGGCGTGCGCTGCGAGCCGCTCGGCGACGGGATCCTCACGGTCGGCCCGGCCGTGCTCCGCACCGAGCGCCCGCTCGACGACGGGGACGGCGACGGGGCGCGCCTGTTCTGA
- a CDS encoding sensor histidine kinase encodes MTFSKPLHAQLPFILSLAVLGIVTGVGDLAAVSEPGFVAGTAIAALVTIVAAIVPWQRIDSDWVAVLPMLDFVALALCNYAIGGQVPSTAFLLVFPVIWLAYAFALHVLWLGALGTAAVLGLPIIRSGELSGGAAGWSHLVVLPVVMLLVAVAVNLLAQQLIRQHARLEELRHELTGTLVDLQERESIIDGVLDAIDDTVIVLDARGRIMVRNRAAVDLMALADPADPDDPLVGRLVYEEDRTTVVPPERQLVARGRAGEVSGREVYWVGDGGAQKAVLESLSPLVDASGRHFGAVLVGTDVTALALAVTEREEFVASVSHELKTPLTSILGYVELIADDLEEEDLEDRITAARLAIVERNAQRLLGLIGDLLTAAQHRLEVNRNLVDVGEIVENALDVIRPHAQASGVALVEPEYEELVAEVDAVRIGQVLDNLLSNAVKYTPEGGTVTTEVGVDGDHLEVRVTDDGVGMSDEDTSQLFTRFFRTSTARASTVAGVGLGLSITRSIVDAHDGTIEVRSALGAGTTMRVRLPLRVAED; translated from the coding sequence ATGACCTTCTCGAAGCCGCTGCACGCGCAGCTCCCCTTCATCCTCAGCCTCGCCGTGCTCGGGATCGTGACGGGCGTCGGCGACCTCGCCGCGGTCTCCGAGCCCGGCTTCGTCGCGGGCACGGCCATCGCCGCGCTCGTCACGATCGTGGCGGCGATCGTGCCCTGGCAGCGGATCGACTCCGACTGGGTCGCCGTGCTGCCGATGCTCGACTTCGTGGCGCTCGCGCTCTGCAACTACGCCATCGGCGGCCAGGTGCCGTCCACCGCGTTCCTCCTCGTCTTCCCCGTCATCTGGCTGGCCTACGCCTTCGCGCTGCACGTGCTGTGGCTCGGGGCGCTCGGCACCGCGGCGGTCCTCGGGCTGCCGATCATCCGCTCGGGGGAGCTGTCGGGGGGAGCCGCCGGCTGGTCGCACCTCGTCGTCCTGCCCGTCGTGATGCTGCTCGTCGCGGTGGCCGTCAACCTCCTCGCGCAGCAGCTGATCCGGCAGCACGCCCGGCTGGAGGAGCTGCGGCACGAGCTCACGGGCACGCTCGTCGACCTGCAGGAGCGCGAGTCGATCATCGACGGCGTGCTCGACGCCATCGACGACACGGTCATCGTGCTCGACGCCCGCGGTCGCATCATGGTGCGCAACCGCGCGGCCGTGGACCTCATGGCGCTCGCCGACCCGGCGGATCCCGACGACCCGTTGGTCGGCCGCCTCGTGTACGAGGAGGACCGCACCACCGTCGTCCCGCCCGAGCGGCAGCTCGTCGCGCGCGGCCGCGCGGGCGAGGTCTCCGGCCGCGAGGTGTACTGGGTCGGTGACGGCGGCGCCCAGAAGGCCGTGCTCGAGTCGCTCTCCCCGCTCGTGGACGCGTCCGGGCGCCACTTCGGCGCGGTCCTGGTGGGCACGGACGTCACCGCGCTCGCGCTCGCCGTCACCGAGCGCGAGGAGTTCGTGGCGAGCGTCTCGCACGAGCTGAAGACGCCGCTCACCTCGATCCTCGGCTACGTCGAGCTCATCGCCGACGACCTCGAGGAGGAGGACCTCGAGGACCGGATCACCGCGGCCCGCCTCGCCATCGTCGAGCGCAACGCGCAGCGCCTCCTCGGCCTCATCGGCGACCTGCTCACGGCCGCGCAGCACCGGCTCGAGGTCAACCGCAACCTCGTCGACGTCGGCGAGATCGTCGAGAACGCGCTCGACGTGATCCGCCCGCACGCGCAGGCCAGCGGCGTCGCGCTCGTCGAGCCCGAGTACGAGGAGCTCGTCGCCGAGGTCGACGCCGTGCGCATCGGCCAGGTGCTCGACAACCTGCTCAGCAACGCCGTGAAGTACACGCCGGAGGGCGGCACGGTCACCACCGAGGTCGGCGTCGACGGCGACCACCTCGAGGTGCGGGTCACGGACGACGGCGTCGGGATGTCCGACGAGGACACGAGCCAGCTCTTCACGCGCTTCTTCCGCACCAGCACCGCGCGCGCCAGCACGGTCGCGGGCGTGGGGCTCGGCCTCAGCATCACCCGCTCGATCGTGGACGCGCACGACGGCACCATCGAGGTGCGGAGCGCGCTCGGCGCCGGCACCACGATGCGCGTGCGGCTGCCGCTGCGGGTCGCCGAGGACTAG
- a CDS encoding Hpt domain-containing protein, producing the protein MNAHAARAPQIPPLLDVRVLEQLLVELSDEPGPARLSVVPATDAPAPPLGAPAPGSESPPRGLPEPRRGTPSSGSLRPDDSLATRGAPAPGRDAAPAGSPRPVGAPSPRVPASPAHALTDGQHACVDFLRFFVDLWPSRWERVDRAVRADDCAAALDACLSVKSSAAMVGALRLSGVASDLERAIRANDPTASRALLPQLGEVGERSMDAMRSWIRAEAGHPPD; encoded by the coding sequence GTGAACGCCCATGCCGCCCGTGCCCCGCAGATCCCCCCGCTCCTCGACGTCCGCGTCCTGGAGCAGCTGCTGGTCGAGCTGTCGGACGAACCCGGCCCCGCCCGCCTGTCCGTCGTTCCCGCGACGGACGCCCCCGCTCCGCCCCTCGGCGCCCCCGCGCCGGGGAGCGAGAGCCCGCCGCGCGGCCTCCCCGAGCCGCGCCGCGGGACCCCGTCGTCCGGATCCCTCCGTCCGGACGACAGCCTCGCGACCCGCGGTGCCCCCGCACCCGGGCGCGACGCGGCGCCGGCCGGATCCCCCCGTCCGGTCGGCGCCCCTTCCCCTCGCGTCCCCGCGTCCCCCGCGCACGCGCTGACCGACGGGCAGCACGCCTGCGTCGACTTCCTGCGCTTCTTCGTCGACCTGTGGCCGAGCCGCTGGGAGCGCGTCGACCGCGCGGTGCGCGCCGACGACTGCGCGGCCGCCCTCGACGCCTGCCTCAGCGTGAAGAGCTCGGCGGCGATGGTCGGCGCGCTCCGCCTCAGCGGCGTCGCGAGCGACCTCGAGCGGGCGATCCGGGCGAACGACCCGACCGCGTCCCGCGCCCTGCTCCCGCAGCTGGGCGAGGTGGGCGAGCGGAGCATGGACGCCATGCGCTCGTGGATCCGCGCCGAGGCGGGACACCCGCCCGACTAG
- a CDS encoding response regulator transcription factor: protein MDSGRVALVIEDDGDIRQLLEVVLRQGGFAVHSAGTAAEGVRLAEEVAPDVITLDVGLPDFDGFEAARRIRLVSDAYIVMLTAQGEEVDTLLGLEAGADDYIVKPFRPRELRARISAMMRRPRGGGEAQAGASTPAAGVAAVAADTADATAAPGAAPAAPADEPVQPAAFATTTVVSPAMPAEAAPASAPAEDAEDVLRHNGLVLDEGTRHVTVDGEPVDLTRTEFDLLASILASGGRVRTKGDLVRDIRSGSYAVSSSTEPEERAVEVHLGNLRRKLHDDPRQARWIQTVRGVGYRLAPPRD, encoded by the coding sequence GTGGACAGCGGACGTGTGGCACTGGTCATCGAGGACGACGGCGACATCCGCCAGCTGCTCGAGGTGGTCCTGCGCCAGGGCGGCTTCGCCGTGCACTCGGCCGGCACGGCCGCCGAGGGCGTGCGGCTCGCCGAGGAGGTCGCGCCCGACGTCATCACGCTCGACGTGGGACTGCCCGACTTCGACGGCTTCGAGGCCGCGCGCCGGATCCGCCTCGTGAGCGACGCCTACATCGTCATGCTCACGGCGCAGGGCGAGGAGGTCGACACCCTGCTCGGCCTCGAGGCCGGCGCCGACGACTACATCGTGAAGCCGTTCCGCCCGCGCGAGCTGCGCGCCCGCATCTCCGCGATGATGCGGCGACCGCGCGGCGGCGGCGAGGCGCAGGCGGGCGCGTCCACGCCCGCGGCCGGCGTCGCGGCCGTGGCCGCCGACACCGCGGACGCCACGGCAGCCCCGGGCGCCGCGCCGGCCGCGCCGGCCGACGAGCCCGTGCAGCCGGCCGCCTTCGCGACCACCACCGTCGTCTCCCCCGCGATGCCCGCCGAGGCGGCGCCCGCATCCGCGCCCGCGGAGGACGCCGAGGACGTCCTCCGCCACAACGGCCTCGTCCTCGACGAGGGCACGCGCCATGTCACGGTCGACGGCGAGCCCGTCGACCTCACGCGCACCGAGTTCGACCTGCTCGCGTCGATCCTCGCGAGCGGCGGCCGGGTGCGCACCAAGGGCGACCTCGTGCGCGACATCCGCAGCGGCTCGTACGCCGTCTCCTCCTCCACGGAGCCCGAGGAGCGCGCCGTCGAGGTGCACCTCGGCAACCTGCGCCGGAAGCTGCACGACGACCCGCGCCAGGCGCGGTGGATCCAGACCGTTCGCGGCGTCGGCTACCGGCTCGCGCCGCCGCGCGACTGA
- a CDS encoding exodeoxyribonuclease III, translated as MRVATWNVNSIRTRVGRVVDWLVREDVDVLAMQEIKCKPEQFPMEAFEEAGYEVAVHGLSQWNGVAIASRLPLDDVVTTFEGMPRFGKPDASGQPPLEARALGATVAGVRLWSLYVPNGRSLDDPHYTYKLEWLAALAANTRAWLAADPDTPLALMGDWNVAPLDTDVWDPRLFEGKTHTSAPERAAFAAFADAGLADVVRPSIPEGYTYWDYQQLRFPRDEGMRIDFILGSDRFAELVSAPRIHRDERKGDGPSDHVPVAVDLDVETELDDDRPMIF; from the coding sequence ATGCGCGTCGCCACCTGGAACGTCAACTCCATCCGCACCCGCGTGGGCCGCGTCGTCGACTGGCTCGTGCGCGAGGACGTCGACGTGCTGGCCATGCAGGAGATCAAGTGCAAGCCCGAGCAGTTCCCGATGGAGGCGTTCGAGGAGGCGGGCTACGAGGTCGCCGTCCACGGCCTCAGCCAGTGGAACGGCGTCGCGATCGCCAGCCGGCTGCCGCTCGACGACGTCGTGACGACCTTCGAGGGGATGCCGCGCTTCGGCAAGCCCGACGCCTCCGGCCAGCCGCCGCTCGAGGCCCGCGCGCTCGGCGCGACGGTCGCGGGCGTCCGCCTCTGGAGCCTCTACGTGCCCAACGGCCGCTCCCTCGACGACCCGCACTACACGTACAAGCTCGAGTGGCTCGCGGCCCTCGCGGCGAACACGCGCGCCTGGCTCGCGGCGGATCCCGACACCCCCCTCGCGCTCATGGGCGACTGGAACGTGGCGCCGCTCGACACCGACGTGTGGGACCCGCGCCTGTTCGAGGGGAAGACCCACACGTCCGCGCCCGAGCGCGCCGCCTTCGCCGCGTTCGCGGACGCGGGCCTCGCCGACGTCGTCCGCCCGTCGATCCCCGAGGGGTACACCTACTGGGACTACCAGCAGCTGCGGTTCCCGCGGGACGAGGGCATGCGGATCGACTTCATCCTCGGCAGCGACCGCTTCGCCGAGCTCGTGAGCGCCCCGCGGATCCACCGCGACGAGCGCAAGGGCGACGGGCCGAGCGACCACGTGCCGGTGGCCGTCGACCTCGACGTGGAGACCGAGCTCGACGACGACCGGCCGATGATCTTCTGA
- a CDS encoding Asp23/Gls24 family envelope stress response protein has translation MSGTRPGDPGQRPPVDPVPALDADGEPLDMAALADYLDRGRTPRVAAYEDDPEIRTALRSLEHVRDLGRELVQVEAEEAEAPGDDFFRGVLSHISRESRAGRDIPLSHPDPGVRLALTEGAVRALVRQAGDEVPGVLIGRCTLDGDVTRAGEPVRVALTMSAVWGDPLPGLAQRVRERVHAALLRHTELRVEGIDVTVVDVQPRPVQEEAGDDPRR, from the coding sequence ATGAGCGGCACCCGACCCGGCGATCCCGGTCAGCGCCCTCCGGTGGATCCCGTCCCCGCGCTCGACGCCGACGGCGAGCCCCTCGACATGGCCGCCCTCGCCGACTACCTCGACCGCGGCCGCACGCCGCGCGTCGCCGCCTACGAGGACGACCCCGAGATCCGCACCGCCCTCCGCTCCCTCGAGCACGTGCGCGACCTCGGCCGCGAGCTCGTGCAGGTCGAGGCCGAGGAGGCGGAGGCGCCCGGCGACGACTTCTTCCGCGGCGTGCTCAGCCACATCAGCCGCGAGTCGCGCGCCGGCCGCGACATCCCGCTCTCCCACCCGGATCCGGGCGTCCGCCTCGCGCTCACCGAGGGCGCCGTGCGCGCGCTCGTGCGGCAGGCGGGCGACGAGGTGCCCGGCGTCCTCATCGGGCGGTGCACGCTCGACGGCGACGTCACCCGCGCCGGCGAGCCCGTGCGGGTCGCGCTCACGATGAGCGCCGTCTGGGGGGATCCGCTGCCCGGCCTCGCGCAGCGCGTGCGCGAGCGCGTGCACGCGGCCCTGCTGCGGCACACCGAGCTGCGCGTCGAGGGCATCGACGTGACCGTGGTGGACGTGCAGCCGCGTCCCGTGCAGGAGGAGGCCGGCGATGACCCTCGACGATGA
- a CDS encoding RNA polymerase sigma factor, which translates to MALSSSLQDAGDGILAERAADGDARAFEVLVRRHASYMRAFAIRLTGSRADADDAVQEALITAWDRLPTLEKPERVKSWLLQIVSRKSIDRIRARRPVDDIDDHEIADRLTSPERDAETSSQMRALSAVLDALPREQREVWMLREVGGFSYEEIAERLGATPSTIRGRLSRARTAVMTSMEAWR; encoded by the coding sequence ATGGCCCTCTCCTCCTCCCTGCAGGACGCGGGCGACGGGATCCTCGCGGAGCGCGCGGCCGACGGCGACGCCCGGGCGTTCGAGGTCCTCGTCCGCCGGCACGCCTCCTACATGCGGGCCTTCGCGATCCGGCTCACCGGCTCCCGCGCCGACGCGGACGACGCCGTGCAGGAGGCGCTCATCACCGCGTGGGATCGCCTGCCGACGCTCGAGAAGCCCGAGCGCGTCAAGAGCTGGCTGCTGCAGATCGTGAGCCGCAAGTCCATCGACCGGATCCGCGCCCGGCGGCCCGTCGACGACATCGACGACCACGAGATCGCCGACCGCCTCACCTCGCCCGAGCGCGACGCCGAGACGTCGTCGCAGATGCGCGCGCTGTCGGCGGTCCTCGACGCGCTGCCGCGCGAGCAGCGCGAGGTGTGGATGCTGCGCGAGGTGGGAGGCTTCTCCTACGAGGAGATCGCCGAGCGGCTCGGGGCGACGCCCTCGACCATCCGCGGCCGGCTGTCCCGGGCGCGCACCGCGGTGATGACGAGCATGGAGGCGTGGCGATGA
- a CDS encoding Asp23/Gls24 family envelope stress response protein produces the protein MSDTTTPTPADVTRIAPAGTAVTGSGLAEGDTTVTDAVIGKVAGLAVRDIPGVHALGGGAARVIGQLRDRIGQTDLTQGISVDAQETGVSFQVTLVAEYGVPLQDVAADVRAAISDAVTELVGRPVTRVDVTVADIVLPGEGSDDDNAAEAPAV, from the coding sequence ATGAGCGACACCACGACCCCCACCCCCGCCGACGTCACCCGCATCGCCCCCGCCGGCACCGCGGTCACCGGCAGCGGCCTCGCCGAGGGCGACACCACCGTCACCGACGCCGTCATCGGCAAGGTCGCCGGCCTCGCCGTCCGCGACATCCCGGGCGTCCACGCGCTGGGCGGCGGCGCGGCCCGCGTCATCGGCCAGCTCCGCGACCGCATCGGCCAGACCGACCTCACGCAGGGCATCTCCGTCGACGCGCAGGAGACCGGCGTCTCCTTCCAGGTGACCCTGGTCGCCGAGTACGGCGTGCCGCTCCAGGACGTGGCCGCCGACGTGCGCGCCGCCATCTCCGACGCCGTCACCGAGCTCGTCGGCCGTCCCGTGACGCGCGTCGACGTGACCGTCGCCGACATCGTGCTGCCGGGCGAGGGATCCGACGACGACAACGCCGCCGAGGCGCCCGCCGTCTGA